The Amaranthus tricolor cultivar Red isolate AtriRed21 chromosome 2, ASM2621246v1, whole genome shotgun sequence genome contains the following window.
CACTATAAGGTCAATACTGAAAAAAGTTTCTTAGAAACTATGTCAGACATTAGTTATAGAGTATGGACATTGTTAAATAATGTGCAACTAAGTGTTATGGAAACTACTAGTTCAAGTGAGGAGCAGGGTATCAATGACTTACACCAGCCCACTCGCCCAAGGTTTTGGCACTTGGAACAGTAAGCAGATTGACATTGTGCTCAGCACAGAGAGCCTTGACTAATTTGACATAGTCGGGCTGGTCACAATCCTCTGCCAACAAGCAAAGCTGAGCAGCATGCTTCTCAATAATCTTGGCACCTTCATGAAGCCCACGAGCAAGGCCACCGTGTGCAAGAGACTTCTTAAGCACAAGTTGAAGGGCGGTCATCAGGTCCATGGTCTCCCCCAATGGAGCTGGGGCCTCAGAAACAACAGGAGCCTCCTCACTATAAGGACAATCAACTATCAATAATATGCTAAAcattggcaaaaaaaaaaaaacttaaattcaaaagaaaaaactatCAAATATCCTGACAAAAGCACCTAGAGGTGGTCAATGGGGGGGCTGGGTTGGGGTATGAAGTATGCAGGGTGGGTTGAATGCAGGTCGGCAAATGTATTTGCAGATTGCAGGGCAGTCAAATTTATTGAGCAGGCCACTGGTGCGCTTTTTCACCAGTTATAGAAATAAAGGTTTTAACCCATGAGCATGTACCCTAATTTCGCATGgtttgatgtttttgatcaaaCAGTCACCACAAATTGAGCTAAAAGTTCCCATCATCACAAGAAATGTTGTAAATCTATCAAGGATGTAAAAACTCATAACAAAGGGTATAGGAAAATTTAATATGAGTCAAAATTGTTCTGTTCACCAGTGAGAGCTAAGAACATTAAGCAGAACAATTCCCTAACATTAATGAGAAGTTCCAAACGTTAATGTTCGGACTGTTCAATAGTACATTTTTGACCCGCTAATGACCCATTATTAAAAAACCCAATAAAGATCAGCAACAGCCAGCCAAACCGGCTAAATATAACCAAGTCTGCAGTAATTGGCCAACCTGCCTCATTAGCCAGCTCTAGAAGCACCTAAGGAAATACTCCATATtgcaataatgaacaaaataagcGTTTTCATAAGGACATACCTAGACATATTGTAAATTGATGCAAATCTTCTCTTATCCTGCAAAAAAGACACAAAATTTGGTGTCAGTAGATTTGagatcatcaaaaaaaaaaaaaaaaaaaaaaaaaaaaaagcaacacATCCAATCACATGAATCCAATCATCCAAAATTAACCACATTCCATGACATTATGAAAcatatactaatactaaaacaagaaaaacattAGCCACATACATAGATACGTCATTTTCAGCCATCTTCAAAGAAAATATTCATCAGCTAATTAGTTTTATCCCCCTcgaaattatcaaaaaaaagtgCACCCTCCTCCTCGCAACTAATTAGCTTTtgctttgaaatttgaatttttaaaacaaaacacatGCCAGTTCAGCTTAAACCCGTCTTCAATCCTAAATCAATCCGTAAATCGATTGCATTCATCGTTTCTAATAGTTTCGGTGATCAAAACATTACATGTTTACCATTTTGGAGGTTACTCACTCCATCGTATCATAATAGCTGTGCGTTTTCCTAAATTGGAACATTAATTATCCTGCAACTTTGGTCTTGCAGTATTTGGTTCATATAAATTCAATTATGTTCACTCGCTTAGGTAAAACAGATAATTTAAACAATGTCAAGAGAAAGTATCAATTATGATCTACACATAGAAGAAAACACAGgattaaaaatgaaatgaaataaatattGAACCATCAATGATATGAAtgaaaacaatcaaacaaacaattaactAGAAATCAGATTGCAAATAAAAGCAGCAAACATGATAGAGAAAAGACAAGAACCTCGAAGTTGCAGATTGTTGTTCTCGTCAATGGCGGAAATCAAATCAAAGAGTAAATTAAGAGTATGACAGGAGAATGTAATAGCACCCAGAAAAACCCTACCCTAAGCGTGGCTTGACAAATATTTCCGCACGGCCCATAAAAGTCAAGAACCGCATCAGTCGCGATCTGCTcgaaaattgaataaaataattttatttaaaacaaattcctaaataagctttaaaaaaaattaattttcataatAAATGTATTCGTGTTTGTGTCGGTgtttatcaaaaacaaacaaaaaaatgttttacgattttattcgttgttaataacaatgaacaaaaggAATTTGACAATAAGGTATTTTCTTTgtcctttaaaaaaattataacattttttctgttgtttgttgtttgtaACGACGAACaaagaattttgacttttttgaccagttTCTTTGTACACtaactaacaacgaacaaatatCTAACCTCAGTCTTGGGATGCAAAcgcttatttaaaaattaaaatttctcaaagtttattttgagaatctttatttaaaaataagtttatttgagaattttttttaccaCAGTGGTAAGACAAGTGAATGGCGGAATTGTTGGTCCTTCATTGAGGTTAAAAGAATGTTAGAGGCCGTATGACGatgatataatatgatatgatataatttgcaaaataatccAATATACCAATATACTctagtatatttttattaagtaattaattagtTTACTTTAGAGGTAGACTAGGATTATACCAGTGCCATGCACGGTGAGggtttacttttgttttttacaAATTGTTTGAAAAGAACCTTTTACTACTTCTTGGATATGCAGGATAATTATCAATTAAGCATTATCAATTTTATACACAATGTAATAATAATGCATAAAGTGCTTATGATGTTATCAGAAGTGATACActtgaaaaaatattatgattagATATTCCCTCTTAAATTGGATGCTACTATTAAATCTCAGAACAATACACTAAAATTGGTGAACTCGTATGTTCTTGATAACAATTGAACTAGTAattgaaaaatattcaatcGTACCATATGATGTTGTTACATGTATGTTATGTTTGTATATTACATACTATGGGTATCTTGATGACTCTTTTGTTgtgaatttataaaataaaataagataagatAAGATTACATAAGTTACTCTTAATGTTTTATTCTAACTTCATTTTTCAAACGTTTCACCTTTTCTAGTAAACTCAAATTGCATTAGGAAATATGAACGGAGgggttaaaaaataattaccttatattaattaattttacatGAATTTCTGGGTTACATTAATATTCATATtgatattaatatcaatttgtGGAGTTTATGTCATCACTGTTGTAAGTGTGACACTTGGCATGACATGCTTGTAAAATGCATTATAATATTGACAAATGGCACAAAGTGCTTATgaattaatatattgtatgatgatgatgatataatgatgatgattttttgttttacacTTACTTTGgtttttaatactccctcctttcttttatgtttttccactttattaTAACGGATAGTTTTATATGTTTGtctactttagaatactttttatttttcggAAATCATTCTTCCCATATTTAACCCTTTAACCCACCCCATTACCCCTTTTTTATTTCGGAATAATCCTTAGTTTCTTAAAAACGTTTTGGGGATTGTGTACCTCATAATTGCGTCTgatttctttttccttctcccTCCCCTTTTACACGGTTTTCTCTCTCTCCTCAGAAAACCATTTTCATGGCTTTTTTAAATCTATCCTCTTGTTTCTTGGTTATTTTTAGTTCAATTTTTATGAACTAAAATACAAATCGtttaattatcaatattttgATGTTCGTTTTGTGATTTTTGGCAAACTTTTGTAACTTGCATGCCCCTTGTTCCTTCATCCGCCATTAACATATTTTTGAAGCTTTACCATTCCTGAAAAATCTAaggtatttttgttgttttagaGATGGAAAACAATGAATCTAAGAGTATTCTTCAATTCCTTGGTTTCTTTACGATGGTCTTTGTGAGTATGGtgaattttgttcttgttccttTCATGGGCgtcaaatgaaattttaaggTGGTCCAAAAAGGATCTTGAGGCATATCACAAGTCCCTTGAAGATCATGCTACATCAATTTATCATGGGTCTCCACCTTCTTCACCTGCTGTTAAAAAAGAACCACCACCATCAATTGTTGAATGGTTGTTTGATTCTCCATCTAAATTAGATTCTCAAGTCCACCAAATATGAAAAAAGATCAACTCGATTTGGTTGTCTCTGACACTCCTGAAGATGTTATTGCTTCTAGGCCaaattaaaccctaaaaacgTATTTGATGATAGTAAGGCTgttctgttttctttttttagacTTTCATCTGACATATGGGATATAATTTTGTTGCTGGTTTTTGTGGATGTGGTTTATGTTGATCTGGTATTGGTGTTTGCTGCAATTTTGCGTTCAtctagtttttgtttttttggtttttgttgaTGTTTTTGTTCGTTTATGTTGATGTTTTGGGACTGTTTcttcatattttcttttttacaaGCCCCTGTGATGTTCTTTTGTTGAGGACTATTCACTtcttaattctaaaaaaataactttaactCCTTGGTTGAGTAGCATTTGTTAAACCTAAACATATCACttgattttttagcatgtttagtggcttcatttgttgatgatcaattataatctgaGAGGATGCACTACCTTTATGATGAATTAGGGgcctttttttctaaaataatttaaaataatagtcacttAGAAAAACATGAACATTAATCAGTGATATGGAATGTGGTTGACAATTTGTTGCTCCTAAGCTTTTAAAGTCAcatttttaatgatgattcaaacaaaataaactGAGGGGCTGTTTTTTATAGTAGTCGATCATCCTTGAGTTCTTCAATTGCTTCATCATATGCTTCATGAATTATTTGTGAAGTTTGTGCAACATCCTCATTCTCTGTTAGTGCTTGTGTTGGTTGCTATTCTCTGTTTGGGTTAAGAAAAGCAATAGCTTCTCTAACCAATTGTGTTGGTATTCTTACTTGAATCCTTAACCTGTCAATGTCTTCTTGTACCTTCTTTCCAAAGTGTGGTTGTATGTAGTCATTAATCCCTTAACCTTTAGAATCTCATTTAAATGGTGTTGTGATGAGATCCATACATTTGTTAACGTCTAGGGATGTAACTCTCCGAATGCATCTTCAACTACTGTTATCAATTTTGTCATGTTTTTAGGCATCTTTTTATGCATTAACGATTGTATGCTTCTAAAGAAACTCAAATCAAGAATGTTACAATCCGGATTGTTTGGAGGTTGTTGTGTAAGAATAAATGTTATACCACCTTGTCCGTTGTGCTGTTGCCAAATCGGATCCTTATTTGTGATATGAACtcttgcattatcttgttgaataaaaataagtGAAGGACCTTCACTCGACCACTTTCTTAGTATGGCTGGAATGAGTTGTTGTATAAGCATATTCCTATACACCTCTTGAGTAACTGATTCGGTTGGTTTAATTTCTATTGACCCCCTTGGTCGAGTTTTTGAGTCCCTTTGTGCTGCCACCCTATTAATGAAAGGGAATAAGCCAATTTTCCCATACATTGGCCATATCGATTCCATCTAGGCCTTGCAACTGCCCCTAAGAACATGGCCTTAGATATGAATTTTGATGACTTTGCTGCCCTATATGGGATCTCTTCTTTGTGTGCTAGATAAACcctttgtgtttttttggttaaataaaaccacttcTCGTCTATGTGAATGAAATCGTACATGGCTTTGTATATTGGATGTCTTTGAATGGTGTCCTCTTGGATAACGCTCAAAATCCACTccacccttttattttttatacattaattttattaaatatatataattttctaattctaattttCCCTCCTAGACAGTACTCCCCCTGTAAGCTCAGACACTCGCGAATCAAGTGCACTTGCTATATTTTCTAATtccaattttctaattttaatttgcaataaagctatatttatagactaatgataataatttattatcattagtctataaatatagCTTTATTGCAAATTTGCAATTTCAACaccattcaaaattttaaaaaaaaaacaaaaacaagtcAGACCCGCTTTGGACCCGGATTCAGTACTGAATTCGCAGGATCCACAAATTCGAATCTAGATCTTATAAAACTGGACCCGCGAATCTGAATCCGAATTCTTTAAAATACTACTTGTTCTAACGAGATATCCTAGATCTACCCAAATAAGATTTGTTTTTATAGGCTCACATATCATCCTTAGATTTGTGCTCATAATAGTAAACTAAAGAGTCATATAAAAGACATCAAACACACATAATTTCGGTTATTGAGCCTAATCAATAGACAATTAgacattaatttaattaatttaatttacatttGGGTTCTAAACCAAACcctattaaaaaaacaaattaaccTAGATTTTGATATGAACACAAAGGGTATCCTAATTTGAAATCATGTTGTAGTTTATTATTGTGGGAAAATCATAAAAGTGGTCATaagtgttatgaatggtagtatactaatgtggtagtatactaatgtgtgacttgagtgcacataaGTGGGGtgaattcatgagtgtgactcttggATGGTGGTAACTAAATGAGTGTAATTATGTGTGGagtattcatgaagaattatgggtgttaatgaagattaatgaagaaaatgaaaggtTTGATTAAGTATGCTCGATCAAGTTTCTGTCAGAGGAAGCTGTAGGGTCGCTCGACCCATTCGCTCGACTGAGCGAGCCTTTTggtgggtcgagcggtcagTCAGAATGCTCCAGATTTTGCTACttcccgctcgaccgagccgctcgacccgagcgagctctctgttcagTCGAGCAGTCTCTCTGATATGCGTGGGATGCTGATTTTTGACCTTCCAAGTTcctagagttatttcatagtattcattattcaatattaactatgtatttatgtgagtcATTCATCTTCATGtatctagtactataaatagggctctcatactcacacatcaaacacataaaacacaacccctaagcaaAACACATAGCCTTCCTtgtttgttatctctatctcaattgtaattcttcatattgaagtgttgtttgtattattttgatataatataaacataaactacacaccacggaggacgtagccatcattgggtgaacctccttaaatctttgtgtcctttttagttacattgtcaaactttgctttgttcgttgttgtttgttcttagcatcgtaacgtATTTGGCGATCATTTTCAATAAGTAATGATAAATTAGTGAAAATAAGATGAAAGAAATAGACATGAGAAAGAAACTTGATGaccaaaacattaaaaacatcattttaatgtaaaaattattgcCTCAACTAAAACATATATACTCCTCATTTCATTAATGAAATTCCCATAAAAAATGTGTATTAGaatcaagaaaaatagaatattttaaatattaaatatattattttattgaataataaaatttatggaAGAAAAATAgtgaccataaacattaaaaaaatactaaaagaaagttaatggaaaaaaatattagGGTTACaagatataaaaatatttttataaagttagtgaaaaacatattaaatcataaagaacaaaaaaatgttaaaaagaaGTTAGTGAAAACATATAGGAACtttaagtattattaaaatattaaaataaaaaggaaaatttatcAAGAATAATCTaagctttttataatttttctacaataatcccacctattgattaaccatgaataatcccaactttaggggtattttcttatagtaaacttgggtaacccgatgacctACTACAACAGGTAATTcgaaaaaataaactgaaaattaatttaaaattagagaaaaattttaaaaatttacataaaaaattctgaataatataaaaaaccataatCTTTTTTCAAcattattttttagattttattcaacattttatttttattcatctttttttctaaaaaaacttGTTATAACAAATCATCCGGTTACCAGGTTTACTCAAGAAAAATATcctttaaaattgaaattatttatagttaatcaatagatggAATTAtggtaggaaaatcataaaaaatattgaattattctaagtaatttttccaaataaaaatgaacaagttTATTTTTGTCCATAATTTGTAAttctaatataaataaaaagattcatgaaatcaataaataaagaCAAATAAGAACTTTTTTCAGGGAATGAGGGACTAAGAGTCATCAAACTAATCACCGCTTAAATTACAATTAAACTTAGGGGCCGTTTGAttcgcacaagggaatcggaatggaatgaggaaagggaatgaaggagaaagaatGGATTCCCCCTAATTTAGCCGAGTCGTTTGGctgtgttcaggaaacggaataaactgctcattgattccctttgtgactgtttggttcaagttaaggaatcaaattatgagtttctaaattcttttatattttttccaaaaataactagttattctacgataaacttgaaaaacttatttttttaaaaaataccaTTAACCTGTATCATCTTTTCCtgtaatatgaagaaaaaaaaacataactctaaataatatctttctagctccattgattacaaataataataataacaacaacaacaacaacaacaacaacaacaataataataatagcaataataatatagataaaattaataacaattttttttaaaaaaaaattaccagtcgcacaaaaagtgcgactgtacctaggtcgagtcgcactttacagtcgcactttttgtgcgactggtatatctttttttttaatttcgaattatgaaatttttttgtttaattaatttattttttaagttattgttatttaaataaatgttgtaataaattattttattttaatataatattatattttgataatgttattataataattagttttgaatttaaataatttatttgaatgtttaattattttttaatataataataatatattaattaaaatttagttgttaattaatttttaattttttattaataatttttttattaatttaattaataatagtgttattaagttcaatgacaaattcgtaattttttaaagtccagGGGCAAATTCATAGTTTAATTagggggtgacgataaaatgaaaagagtggcgaattataacaataccaataaatcaaaattcaaattttaagtgatGGGTAATGAAGTGAGGAATGGCCGAATGGGAATGGGAATGGAAAAGTCTTGGGAGGGTGGGGAATGAGTGTAGAATACTTTTgggtaaaaacaaaaataaaaaaaataaaggaaatgaTAGAAAGTAGCAAACAAATTACAACAAAGAGAATTGGGTCTGTCtattccctttccctttgatTATTACATCCAACCAAATAGCCAGGTTTGTAAAGAGAAACAATGATAGATCCACATCATCAATAGTAGCCACATGTCAGGCCCTTATTGGGTGAAAACCATAAATGTTACGTGGCCTTA
Protein-coding sequences here:
- the LOC130806422 gene encoding 40S ribosomal protein S12, producing MSSEEAPVVSEAPAPLGETMDLMTALQLVLKKSLAHGGLARGLHEGAKIIEKHAAQLCLLAEDCDQPDYVKLVKALCAEHNVNLLTVPSAKTLGEWAGLCKIDSEGKARKVVGCSCVVIKDYGEDTEGLHVVLQHIKSH